The Terriglobales bacterium genome contains a region encoding:
- a CDS encoding DUF5698 domain-containing protein, producing the protein MPTSVAITFVLIIVARITDVTLDTVRTAAIIQGRRVFAAVLGFFEAVIYICVVAKVLLNVNHPIYALAYGTGFASGTFLGILIEQHLAFGEQVVSLFTRKGAELSKALADAGYLTAEVHGHTREGDLAILHVEIPRKLTRDLVRDATAVDPSCFCVINDVRMAKFLAGSTQNSTHMGMSTSDAHGFARLKRQ; encoded by the coding sequence ATGCCGACGTCTGTAGCCATTACCTTTGTCCTGATTATCGTGGCGCGAATCACTGATGTCACGCTGGACACAGTTCGCACCGCGGCGATCATTCAAGGCCGTCGCGTATTTGCAGCGGTCCTTGGCTTCTTTGAAGCCGTCATCTACATCTGCGTCGTGGCTAAGGTCCTACTCAACGTGAATCACCCGATATATGCGCTCGCATACGGGACCGGATTTGCTTCCGGAACATTCTTGGGAATTTTGATCGAGCAGCATCTGGCCTTCGGGGAGCAGGTGGTATCACTTTTCACGAGGAAGGGCGCAGAGCTCTCCAAGGCGCTTGCAGATGCTGGCTATCTCACGGCGGAAGTGCACGGGCATACGCGCGAGGGAGACTTGGCGATCCTCCACGTTGAGATTCCCCGCAAACTCACTCGCGACTTAGTTCGGGATGCCACCGCCGTCGATCCGAGTTGTTTCTGCGTGATCAACGATGTGCGAATGGCGAAATTCCTAGCAGGCTCAACGCAAAACTCCACGCACATGGGCATGAGCACCTCAGATGCGCATGGATTTGCTCGTTTGAAACGTCAATAA